A genomic region of Papaver somniferum cultivar HN1 chromosome 7, ASM357369v1, whole genome shotgun sequence contains the following coding sequences:
- the LOC113296851 gene encoding poly [ADP-ribose] polymerase 1-like isoform X1: MSTPPQKPWKAEYAKSGRSSCKTCKSPIAKEILRLGKMVQATQFDGFMPMWNHASCILKKANQIKSPDDVEGLDSLRWEDQQKIRKYVEGVGSSSSAPTATTSECGVEVSPSGRAACRHCSEKIPKGEVRLSTKAEGPGARGVQWHHATCFLKSSPSTQVDKLTGWDKLSVSEQQNLRALNQKGASTVKQAERQKNEEHAEQSAKVGTKRKMVAAGDQVLKIPKPEEGVSSSRGASEKHGSKAVQPASDLETTLEAQSKEIWAIKDDLKKHVATSELREMLEANEQDSAGSEFDLRDRCADGMLFGALTKCPICSGPLHYSGGNYRCHGYVSAWSKCSYSTTSPERVKEKWRIPEETSNEYLCQWFKSQKARKPIRVLPPPSSNKALGNQAVNVLSQTSKVETLEGLKVSFAGFPKKSMKTVQEEWKRKIEGGGVLIHPKVKRDTDCLVVSGEADGEDPEIKKARRMKVSVVRASYIEECMKRQKRLPFDQYKVEAVGKASKSIVTVKVKGRSAVHEASGLQDTGHILEDGRSIYNTTLNMSDLSTGVNSYYILQVIQDDKGSDCHVFRKWGRVGNDKIGGTKLEEMSKSDAIIEFKRLFLEKTGNTWESWEQKDNFQKQPGRFFPLDIDYGVNKQLKEKKSFNEIKSHLAPPLVELMKMLFNVETYRNAMMEFEINMSEMPLGKLSKSNIQKGFEALTEIQNLLSGNSDSSMKESLLVDASNRFFTVIPSIHPHVIRGEDDFKLKVKMLEALQDIEIASKLVGFNGDDDDETLDDKYKKLHCNIKPLPHDSDDYKLVEKYLHTTHAPTHMDWGLELEDVFTLERAGEVDKFAPYRQKLKNRMLLWHGSRLTNFVGILSQGLRIAPPEAPATGYMFGKGVYFADLVSKSAQYCFTDKKNPVGLMLLSEVALGEVHELKKASYMDKPPGGKHSTKGLGKMVPKESEHVKWRDDVVVPCGKPVASNVRASELMYNEYIVYNTAQVKMQFLLKVRFKHKR; encoded by the exons ATGTCGACGCCACCGCAGAAGCCATGGAAGGCTGAATATGCGAAGTCAGGGAGATCATCATGCAAAACCTGTAAGAGTCCCATTGCCAAAGAAATACTTAGATTAGGGAAAATGGTACAAGCTACACAGTTTGATGGATTCATGCCT ATGTGGAACCACGCTAGTTGCATACTCAAGAAAGCAAACCAGATCAAATC TCCTGATGATGTTGAAGGGTTAGACTCGCTTCGATGGGAAGATCAGCAGAAGATAAGGAAATACGTAGAAGGTGTTGGATCTTCTTCGAGTGCGCCAACTGCCACTACTAGTGAATGTGGTGTTGAAGTATCACCGTCTGGACGTGCTGCATGTAGGCACTGCAGTGAGAAAATTCCGAAGGGAGAG GTGCGCTTATCAACTAAGGCTGAGGGGCCAGGTGCAAGGGGTGTGCAATGGCACCATGCCACTTGTTTCTTGAAATCATCTCCTTCCACCCAAGTGGATAAGCTTACTGGGTGGGATAAGCTTTCAGTTTCCGAACAACAAAATTTACGTGCACTGAATCAAAAGGGGGCTTCCACTGTTAAACAAG CAGAGAGGCAGAAGAATGAAGAGCATGCTGAACAATCTGCAAAGGTTGGGACAAAACGTAAAATGGTTGCTGCTGGTGACCAAGTCCTCAAAATTCCTAAACCCGAAGAAGGTGTTTCCTCTAGCAGGGGAGCTAGTGAAAAACATGGAAGTAAAGCTGTACAGCCAGCTTCTGATCTGGAAACCACGCTAGAAGCTCAATCGAAAGAAATATGGGCCATTAAGGATGATCTCAAAAAGCATGTGGCGACATCGGAGCTGCGAGAAATGCTTGAGGCAAATGAGCAAGATTCAGCTGGATCTGAATTTGATTTGCGTGATCGCTG TGCTGACGGGATGCTGTTCGGTGCACTGACTAAATGCCCTATTTGCTCCGGTCCTCTGCATTATTCTGGAGGTAATTATCGTTGCCATGGCTATGTGTCAGCATGGAGCAAGTGCTCTTATTCAACTACTTCCCCTGAGCGTGTCAAGGAGAAATGGAGAATTCCTGAAGAAACAAGTAATGAATATCTTTGCCAG TGGTTCAAGTCTCAAAAAGCAAGGAAACCTATTCGGGTTCTACCTCCCCCATCTTCTAACAAAGCTTTGGGAAATCAAGCTGTGAATGTCCTGTCTCAGACATCAAAAGTTGAAACGTTGGAAGGTCTCAAAGTTTCGTTTGCTGGATTTCCAAAAAAATCCATG AAAACTGTGCAGGAGGAATGGAAGCGAAAAATTGAGGGTGGTGGTGTGCTGATACATCCGAAGGTTAAGAGAG ATACTGATTGCCTAGTTGTGAGTGGTGAGGCAGATGGTGAAGATCCCGAGATTAAAAAAGCAAG GAGAATGAAAGTTTCTGTTGTGAGAGCAAGTTACATTGAAGAGTGTATGAAAAGGCAGAAGAGGCTTCCATTCGATCAATATAAAGTTGAAGCTGTTGGCAAGGCTTCTAAAAGTATTGTCACTGTGAAAGTCAAGGGAAGAAGTGCGGTGCATGAAGCATCTGGTCTGCAAGATACAGGCCACATTCTTGAGGATGGGAGAAGTATCTATAATACGACCTTAAACATGTCCGACTTATCAACTGGAGTTAACAG TTATTATATTCTTCAAGTAATCCAAGATGATAAAGGGTCCGACTGTCACGTGTTCCGTAAGTGGGGACGTGTCGGAAATGATAAGATTGGTGGAACCAAACTGGAAGAGATGTCAAAATCTGATGCAATTATAGAATTCAAGCGTTTATTCCTGGAGAAGACAGGAAATACCTGGGAATCATGGGAACAGAAGGATAATTTTCAGAAGCAACCTGGAAGATTCTTCCCACTAGATATT GACTATGGAGTCAACAAacaattgaaagaaaagaaaagtttcaACGAGATAAAGAGCCACCTTGCTCCTCCTCTAGTTGAACTAATGAAGATGCTCTTTAATGTAGAAACATACAG GAATGCCATGATGGAATTTGAGATAAATATGTCAGAAATGCCTCTGGGAAAGCTGAGCAAAAGTAACATTCAAAAGG GTTTTGAGGCATTAACAGAGATCCAGAATCTGTTGAGTGGCAACAGTGACTCTTCTATGAAAGAGAGTTTGCTTGTAGATGCCAGCAACCGCTTTTTCACTGTGATTCCTTCAATCCATCCCCATGTCATCAGAGGCGAAGATGATTTTAAGTTGAAG GTGAAAATGTTAGAAGCTCTTCAGGACATTGAAATAGCTTCGAAGCTGGTTGGTTTCAACGGTGACGACGACGACGAGACCTTAGATGATAAGTATAAGAAGCTCCACTGTAACATTAAACCACTGCCTCATGACAGTGATGATTATAAGCTGGTCGAGAAGTATCTCCATACAACTCATGCCCCCACACACATG GATTGGGGTCTCGAGCTGGaagatgtttttacacttgaaCGAGCAGGGGAGGTTGATAAGTTTGCTCCCTACAGACAGAAACTAAAGAATCGGATGCTTCTTTGGCATG GTTCACGTTTGACAAACTTTGTGGGTATTCTCAGTCAAGGATTAAGAATAGCTCCTCCAGAAGCTCCAGCAACTGGTTATATG TTTGGAAAAGGAGTCTACTTCGCCGATCTGGTGAGTAAGAGTGCTCAGTATTGCTTCACTGACAAAAAGAATCCAGTGGGTTTAATGCTTTTGAGTGAAGTCGCCCTGGGAGAGGTGCATGAGCTCAAGAAAGCCTCG TATATGGATAAACCTCCCGGAGGGAAACACTCAACGAAAGGGCTGGGGAAGATGGTACCAAAGGAATCAGAGCACGTGAAATGGAGGGATGACGTGGTTGTTCCTTGTGGGAAACCAGTTGCATCAAATGTTAGGGCCTCTGAGCTGATGTACAACGAATATATCGTTTATAATACAGCCCAG GTTAAAATGCAGTTCTTGCTTAAGGTAAGGTTTAAACACAAAAGGTGA
- the LOC113296851 gene encoding poly [ADP-ribose] polymerase 1-like isoform X2: MSTPPQKPWKAEYAKSGRSSCKTCKSPIAKEILRLGKMVQATQFDGFMPMWNHASCILKKANQIKSPDDVEGLDSLRWEDQQKIRKYVEGVGSSSSAPTATTSECGVEVSPSGRAACRHCSEKIPKGEVRLSTKAEGPGARGVQWHHATCFLKSSPSTQVDKLTGWDKLSVSEQQNLRALNQKGASTVKQERQKNEEHAEQSAKVGTKRKMVAAGDQVLKIPKPEEGVSSSRGASEKHGSKAVQPASDLETTLEAQSKEIWAIKDDLKKHVATSELREMLEANEQDSAGSEFDLRDRCADGMLFGALTKCPICSGPLHYSGGNYRCHGYVSAWSKCSYSTTSPERVKEKWRIPEETSNEYLCQWFKSQKARKPIRVLPPPSSNKALGNQAVNVLSQTSKVETLEGLKVSFAGFPKKSMKTVQEEWKRKIEGGGVLIHPKVKRDTDCLVVSGEADGEDPEIKKARRMKVSVVRASYIEECMKRQKRLPFDQYKVEAVGKASKSIVTVKVKGRSAVHEASGLQDTGHILEDGRSIYNTTLNMSDLSTGVNSYYILQVIQDDKGSDCHVFRKWGRVGNDKIGGTKLEEMSKSDAIIEFKRLFLEKTGNTWESWEQKDNFQKQPGRFFPLDIDYGVNKQLKEKKSFNEIKSHLAPPLVELMKMLFNVETYRNAMMEFEINMSEMPLGKLSKSNIQKGFEALTEIQNLLSGNSDSSMKESLLVDASNRFFTVIPSIHPHVIRGEDDFKLKVKMLEALQDIEIASKLVGFNGDDDDETLDDKYKKLHCNIKPLPHDSDDYKLVEKYLHTTHAPTHMDWGLELEDVFTLERAGEVDKFAPYRQKLKNRMLLWHGSRLTNFVGILSQGLRIAPPEAPATGYMFGKGVYFADLVSKSAQYCFTDKKNPVGLMLLSEVALGEVHELKKASYMDKPPGGKHSTKGLGKMVPKESEHVKWRDDVVVPCGKPVASNVRASELMYNEYIVYNTAQVKMQFLLKVRFKHKR, translated from the exons ATGTCGACGCCACCGCAGAAGCCATGGAAGGCTGAATATGCGAAGTCAGGGAGATCATCATGCAAAACCTGTAAGAGTCCCATTGCCAAAGAAATACTTAGATTAGGGAAAATGGTACAAGCTACACAGTTTGATGGATTCATGCCT ATGTGGAACCACGCTAGTTGCATACTCAAGAAAGCAAACCAGATCAAATC TCCTGATGATGTTGAAGGGTTAGACTCGCTTCGATGGGAAGATCAGCAGAAGATAAGGAAATACGTAGAAGGTGTTGGATCTTCTTCGAGTGCGCCAACTGCCACTACTAGTGAATGTGGTGTTGAAGTATCACCGTCTGGACGTGCTGCATGTAGGCACTGCAGTGAGAAAATTCCGAAGGGAGAG GTGCGCTTATCAACTAAGGCTGAGGGGCCAGGTGCAAGGGGTGTGCAATGGCACCATGCCACTTGTTTCTTGAAATCATCTCCTTCCACCCAAGTGGATAAGCTTACTGGGTGGGATAAGCTTTCAGTTTCCGAACAACAAAATTTACGTGCACTGAATCAAAAGGGGGCTTCCACTGTTAAACAAG AGAGGCAGAAGAATGAAGAGCATGCTGAACAATCTGCAAAGGTTGGGACAAAACGTAAAATGGTTGCTGCTGGTGACCAAGTCCTCAAAATTCCTAAACCCGAAGAAGGTGTTTCCTCTAGCAGGGGAGCTAGTGAAAAACATGGAAGTAAAGCTGTACAGCCAGCTTCTGATCTGGAAACCACGCTAGAAGCTCAATCGAAAGAAATATGGGCCATTAAGGATGATCTCAAAAAGCATGTGGCGACATCGGAGCTGCGAGAAATGCTTGAGGCAAATGAGCAAGATTCAGCTGGATCTGAATTTGATTTGCGTGATCGCTG TGCTGACGGGATGCTGTTCGGTGCACTGACTAAATGCCCTATTTGCTCCGGTCCTCTGCATTATTCTGGAGGTAATTATCGTTGCCATGGCTATGTGTCAGCATGGAGCAAGTGCTCTTATTCAACTACTTCCCCTGAGCGTGTCAAGGAGAAATGGAGAATTCCTGAAGAAACAAGTAATGAATATCTTTGCCAG TGGTTCAAGTCTCAAAAAGCAAGGAAACCTATTCGGGTTCTACCTCCCCCATCTTCTAACAAAGCTTTGGGAAATCAAGCTGTGAATGTCCTGTCTCAGACATCAAAAGTTGAAACGTTGGAAGGTCTCAAAGTTTCGTTTGCTGGATTTCCAAAAAAATCCATG AAAACTGTGCAGGAGGAATGGAAGCGAAAAATTGAGGGTGGTGGTGTGCTGATACATCCGAAGGTTAAGAGAG ATACTGATTGCCTAGTTGTGAGTGGTGAGGCAGATGGTGAAGATCCCGAGATTAAAAAAGCAAG GAGAATGAAAGTTTCTGTTGTGAGAGCAAGTTACATTGAAGAGTGTATGAAAAGGCAGAAGAGGCTTCCATTCGATCAATATAAAGTTGAAGCTGTTGGCAAGGCTTCTAAAAGTATTGTCACTGTGAAAGTCAAGGGAAGAAGTGCGGTGCATGAAGCATCTGGTCTGCAAGATACAGGCCACATTCTTGAGGATGGGAGAAGTATCTATAATACGACCTTAAACATGTCCGACTTATCAACTGGAGTTAACAG TTATTATATTCTTCAAGTAATCCAAGATGATAAAGGGTCCGACTGTCACGTGTTCCGTAAGTGGGGACGTGTCGGAAATGATAAGATTGGTGGAACCAAACTGGAAGAGATGTCAAAATCTGATGCAATTATAGAATTCAAGCGTTTATTCCTGGAGAAGACAGGAAATACCTGGGAATCATGGGAACAGAAGGATAATTTTCAGAAGCAACCTGGAAGATTCTTCCCACTAGATATT GACTATGGAGTCAACAAacaattgaaagaaaagaaaagtttcaACGAGATAAAGAGCCACCTTGCTCCTCCTCTAGTTGAACTAATGAAGATGCTCTTTAATGTAGAAACATACAG GAATGCCATGATGGAATTTGAGATAAATATGTCAGAAATGCCTCTGGGAAAGCTGAGCAAAAGTAACATTCAAAAGG GTTTTGAGGCATTAACAGAGATCCAGAATCTGTTGAGTGGCAACAGTGACTCTTCTATGAAAGAGAGTTTGCTTGTAGATGCCAGCAACCGCTTTTTCACTGTGATTCCTTCAATCCATCCCCATGTCATCAGAGGCGAAGATGATTTTAAGTTGAAG GTGAAAATGTTAGAAGCTCTTCAGGACATTGAAATAGCTTCGAAGCTGGTTGGTTTCAACGGTGACGACGACGACGAGACCTTAGATGATAAGTATAAGAAGCTCCACTGTAACATTAAACCACTGCCTCATGACAGTGATGATTATAAGCTGGTCGAGAAGTATCTCCATACAACTCATGCCCCCACACACATG GATTGGGGTCTCGAGCTGGaagatgtttttacacttgaaCGAGCAGGGGAGGTTGATAAGTTTGCTCCCTACAGACAGAAACTAAAGAATCGGATGCTTCTTTGGCATG GTTCACGTTTGACAAACTTTGTGGGTATTCTCAGTCAAGGATTAAGAATAGCTCCTCCAGAAGCTCCAGCAACTGGTTATATG TTTGGAAAAGGAGTCTACTTCGCCGATCTGGTGAGTAAGAGTGCTCAGTATTGCTTCACTGACAAAAAGAATCCAGTGGGTTTAATGCTTTTGAGTGAAGTCGCCCTGGGAGAGGTGCATGAGCTCAAGAAAGCCTCG TATATGGATAAACCTCCCGGAGGGAAACACTCAACGAAAGGGCTGGGGAAGATGGTACCAAAGGAATCAGAGCACGTGAAATGGAGGGATGACGTGGTTGTTCCTTGTGGGAAACCAGTTGCATCAAATGTTAGGGCCTCTGAGCTGATGTACAACGAATATATCGTTTATAATACAGCCCAG GTTAAAATGCAGTTCTTGCTTAAGGTAAGGTTTAAACACAAAAGGTGA
- the LOC113296851 gene encoding poly [ADP-ribose] polymerase 1-like isoform X3, which yields MSTPPQKPWKAEYAKSGRSSCKTCKSPIAKEILRLGKMVQATQFDGFMPMWNHASCILKKANQIKSPDDVEGLDSLRWEDQQKIRKYVEGVGSSSSAPTATTSECGVEVSPSGRAACRHCSEKIPKGEVRLSTKAEGPGARGVQWHHATCFLKSSPSTQVDKLTGWDKLSVSEQQNLRALNQKGASTVKQAERQKNEEHAEQSAKVGTKRKMVAAGDQVLKIPKPEEGVSSSRGASEKHGSKAVQPASDLETTLEAQSKEIWAIKDDLKKHVATSELREMLEANEQDSAGSEFDLRDRCADGMLFGALTKCPICSGPLHYSGGNYRCHGYVSAWSKCSYSTTSPERVKEKWRIPEETSNEYLCQWFKSQKARKPIRVLPPPSSNKALGNQAVNVLSQTSKVETLEGLKVSFAGFPKKSMEEWKRKIEGGGVLIHPKVKRDTDCLVVSGEADGEDPEIKKARRMKVSVVRASYIEECMKRQKRLPFDQYKVEAVGKASKSIVTVKVKGRSAVHEASGLQDTGHILEDGRSIYNTTLNMSDLSTGVNSYYILQVIQDDKGSDCHVFRKWGRVGNDKIGGTKLEEMSKSDAIIEFKRLFLEKTGNTWESWEQKDNFQKQPGRFFPLDIDYGVNKQLKEKKSFNEIKSHLAPPLVELMKMLFNVETYRNAMMEFEINMSEMPLGKLSKSNIQKGFEALTEIQNLLSGNSDSSMKESLLVDASNRFFTVIPSIHPHVIRGEDDFKLKVKMLEALQDIEIASKLVGFNGDDDDETLDDKYKKLHCNIKPLPHDSDDYKLVEKYLHTTHAPTHMDWGLELEDVFTLERAGEVDKFAPYRQKLKNRMLLWHGSRLTNFVGILSQGLRIAPPEAPATGYMFGKGVYFADLVSKSAQYCFTDKKNPVGLMLLSEVALGEVHELKKASYMDKPPGGKHSTKGLGKMVPKESEHVKWRDDVVVPCGKPVASNVRASELMYNEYIVYNTAQVKMQFLLKVRFKHKR from the exons ATGTCGACGCCACCGCAGAAGCCATGGAAGGCTGAATATGCGAAGTCAGGGAGATCATCATGCAAAACCTGTAAGAGTCCCATTGCCAAAGAAATACTTAGATTAGGGAAAATGGTACAAGCTACACAGTTTGATGGATTCATGCCT ATGTGGAACCACGCTAGTTGCATACTCAAGAAAGCAAACCAGATCAAATC TCCTGATGATGTTGAAGGGTTAGACTCGCTTCGATGGGAAGATCAGCAGAAGATAAGGAAATACGTAGAAGGTGTTGGATCTTCTTCGAGTGCGCCAACTGCCACTACTAGTGAATGTGGTGTTGAAGTATCACCGTCTGGACGTGCTGCATGTAGGCACTGCAGTGAGAAAATTCCGAAGGGAGAG GTGCGCTTATCAACTAAGGCTGAGGGGCCAGGTGCAAGGGGTGTGCAATGGCACCATGCCACTTGTTTCTTGAAATCATCTCCTTCCACCCAAGTGGATAAGCTTACTGGGTGGGATAAGCTTTCAGTTTCCGAACAACAAAATTTACGTGCACTGAATCAAAAGGGGGCTTCCACTGTTAAACAAG CAGAGAGGCAGAAGAATGAAGAGCATGCTGAACAATCTGCAAAGGTTGGGACAAAACGTAAAATGGTTGCTGCTGGTGACCAAGTCCTCAAAATTCCTAAACCCGAAGAAGGTGTTTCCTCTAGCAGGGGAGCTAGTGAAAAACATGGAAGTAAAGCTGTACAGCCAGCTTCTGATCTGGAAACCACGCTAGAAGCTCAATCGAAAGAAATATGGGCCATTAAGGATGATCTCAAAAAGCATGTGGCGACATCGGAGCTGCGAGAAATGCTTGAGGCAAATGAGCAAGATTCAGCTGGATCTGAATTTGATTTGCGTGATCGCTG TGCTGACGGGATGCTGTTCGGTGCACTGACTAAATGCCCTATTTGCTCCGGTCCTCTGCATTATTCTGGAGGTAATTATCGTTGCCATGGCTATGTGTCAGCATGGAGCAAGTGCTCTTATTCAACTACTTCCCCTGAGCGTGTCAAGGAGAAATGGAGAATTCCTGAAGAAACAAGTAATGAATATCTTTGCCAG TGGTTCAAGTCTCAAAAAGCAAGGAAACCTATTCGGGTTCTACCTCCCCCATCTTCTAACAAAGCTTTGGGAAATCAAGCTGTGAATGTCCTGTCTCAGACATCAAAAGTTGAAACGTTGGAAGGTCTCAAAGTTTCGTTTGCTGGATTTCCAAAAAAATCCATG GAGGAATGGAAGCGAAAAATTGAGGGTGGTGGTGTGCTGATACATCCGAAGGTTAAGAGAG ATACTGATTGCCTAGTTGTGAGTGGTGAGGCAGATGGTGAAGATCCCGAGATTAAAAAAGCAAG GAGAATGAAAGTTTCTGTTGTGAGAGCAAGTTACATTGAAGAGTGTATGAAAAGGCAGAAGAGGCTTCCATTCGATCAATATAAAGTTGAAGCTGTTGGCAAGGCTTCTAAAAGTATTGTCACTGTGAAAGTCAAGGGAAGAAGTGCGGTGCATGAAGCATCTGGTCTGCAAGATACAGGCCACATTCTTGAGGATGGGAGAAGTATCTATAATACGACCTTAAACATGTCCGACTTATCAACTGGAGTTAACAG TTATTATATTCTTCAAGTAATCCAAGATGATAAAGGGTCCGACTGTCACGTGTTCCGTAAGTGGGGACGTGTCGGAAATGATAAGATTGGTGGAACCAAACTGGAAGAGATGTCAAAATCTGATGCAATTATAGAATTCAAGCGTTTATTCCTGGAGAAGACAGGAAATACCTGGGAATCATGGGAACAGAAGGATAATTTTCAGAAGCAACCTGGAAGATTCTTCCCACTAGATATT GACTATGGAGTCAACAAacaattgaaagaaaagaaaagtttcaACGAGATAAAGAGCCACCTTGCTCCTCCTCTAGTTGAACTAATGAAGATGCTCTTTAATGTAGAAACATACAG GAATGCCATGATGGAATTTGAGATAAATATGTCAGAAATGCCTCTGGGAAAGCTGAGCAAAAGTAACATTCAAAAGG GTTTTGAGGCATTAACAGAGATCCAGAATCTGTTGAGTGGCAACAGTGACTCTTCTATGAAAGAGAGTTTGCTTGTAGATGCCAGCAACCGCTTTTTCACTGTGATTCCTTCAATCCATCCCCATGTCATCAGAGGCGAAGATGATTTTAAGTTGAAG GTGAAAATGTTAGAAGCTCTTCAGGACATTGAAATAGCTTCGAAGCTGGTTGGTTTCAACGGTGACGACGACGACGAGACCTTAGATGATAAGTATAAGAAGCTCCACTGTAACATTAAACCACTGCCTCATGACAGTGATGATTATAAGCTGGTCGAGAAGTATCTCCATACAACTCATGCCCCCACACACATG GATTGGGGTCTCGAGCTGGaagatgtttttacacttgaaCGAGCAGGGGAGGTTGATAAGTTTGCTCCCTACAGACAGAAACTAAAGAATCGGATGCTTCTTTGGCATG GTTCACGTTTGACAAACTTTGTGGGTATTCTCAGTCAAGGATTAAGAATAGCTCCTCCAGAAGCTCCAGCAACTGGTTATATG TTTGGAAAAGGAGTCTACTTCGCCGATCTGGTGAGTAAGAGTGCTCAGTATTGCTTCACTGACAAAAAGAATCCAGTGGGTTTAATGCTTTTGAGTGAAGTCGCCCTGGGAGAGGTGCATGAGCTCAAGAAAGCCTCG TATATGGATAAACCTCCCGGAGGGAAACACTCAACGAAAGGGCTGGGGAAGATGGTACCAAAGGAATCAGAGCACGTGAAATGGAGGGATGACGTGGTTGTTCCTTGTGGGAAACCAGTTGCATCAAATGTTAGGGCCTCTGAGCTGATGTACAACGAATATATCGTTTATAATACAGCCCAG GTTAAAATGCAGTTCTTGCTTAAGGTAAGGTTTAAACACAAAAGGTGA
- the LOC113292597 gene encoding LOB domain-containing protein 16-like, with amino-acid sequence MATGNGGGSGSPCGACKFLRRKCASDCVFAPYFCSEQGPARFAAIHKVFGASNVSKLLLHVPVPDRCEAVVTIAYEAQARVRDPVYGCVAHIFALQQQVACLQAQLMQVKSQLVNKVAADTRSLENHNWMENVAAAVTSQHMSYPATYMRSTVSPQSSLESVDNNNCSNNMDISSIQGMHYTSSGRDNGYNMNEHLHSYQSCNKKRMISNNELGELQALALRMMRNDF; translated from the exons ATGGCTACTGGGAACGGTGGTGGTTCTGGTTCACCTTGTGGTGCTTGTAaatttttgagaagaaagtgtGCGTCAGATTGTGTGTTTGCTCCGTATTTTTGTTCTGAACAAGGTCCGGCTCGGTTTGCGGCGATTCATAAGGTTTTTGGTGCTAGTAATGTTTCGAAGTTGTTATTACATGTACCTGTTCCTGATCGGTGTGAAGCTGTTGTTACAATTGCTTATGAAGCTCAAGCAAGAGTTAGAGATCCTGTCTATGGTTGTGTTGCTCATATTTTTGCACTTCAGCAACAG GTGGCATGTTTACAAGCTCAACTTATGCAAGTGAAATCACAGTTGGTGAACAAAGTTGCCGCTGACACACGGTCACTAGAGAATCATAATTGGATGGAAAACGTTGCTGCTGCTGTAACATCTCAACATATGAGTTACCCAGCTACGTATATGCGGTCAACGGTTTCTCCTCAAAGTTCACTTGAATCAGTTGACAATAACAACTGCAGTAATAATATGGATATATCATCAATACAAGGAATGCATTATACAAGCAGCGGCAGGGATAATGGTTATAATATGAATGAACATCTTCATTCATATCAATCTTgtaacaagaaaagaatgatttctaaCAATGAATTGGGTG